A stretch of Crossiella cryophila DNA encodes these proteins:
- a CDS encoding bifunctional metallophosphatase/5'-nucleotidase, with amino-acid sequence MSNPTRLPRRAGILAVAVLAVAGLTAGTAAATPANWGGTDVRLIAFNDFHGNLEPPAGSSGRITLSDGKQVEAGGAAYFASHLKALRAQARNSVLLSAGDNVGASPTTSALFHDEPTIEFMNNIGVAASAVGNHELDEGYAELQRMQRGGCHPTDGCQFRDRFRGARFPILAANMTFEKDNRPAALPFTITWAGGLPVGVIGVPLEDLPSVVSAEAIKGLKFGDEVEAINRTANTLDRFGVKAIVVLLHQGDNTEGGGPNDCRTTPGPAREIAQKASAKVDAIFTGHSHQQYVCSINDPAGNPRPVLQGASFGRILSAVDARIDWRTRDIVRSSVKAFNTVVTRDVPEDAKTKALVDEAKAKAAPIANRPIGSITADVTRIGVASGESQLGNLIADSQLEASKVAGAQLALMNPGGVRTDLTFTSSAAGEGNGVVTYGEAYAVQPFGNILQTISLTGAQLKAVLEQQWQQGPAGIVTRVLQPSSTLKYSWSAGAALGNKVSGITVAGQPVDPAAKYRVTVNNFLGGGGDGFTELTKGTELVGGAIDLDAFTGYLGAHPNLAPPATDRITAKP; translated from the coding sequence ATGAGCAATCCAACCCGGCTGCCGCGCCGGGCGGGGATCCTGGCCGTGGCCGTGCTGGCCGTGGCCGGACTCACCGCGGGCACCGCGGCGGCGACGCCGGCGAACTGGGGCGGCACGGACGTCCGGTTGATCGCCTTCAACGACTTCCACGGCAACCTGGAGCCACCGGCCGGGTCATCAGGGCGGATCACCCTGTCCGACGGCAAGCAGGTGGAGGCCGGTGGCGCGGCCTACTTCGCCAGCCACCTCAAGGCGCTGCGCGCGCAGGCCCGCAACTCGGTGCTGCTCTCCGCCGGGGACAACGTGGGCGCCTCGCCCACCACCTCGGCGCTCTTCCACGACGAGCCGACCATCGAGTTCATGAACAACATCGGGGTGGCCGCCAGCGCGGTGGGCAACCACGAGCTGGACGAGGGCTACGCCGAGCTGCAGCGCATGCAGCGCGGTGGCTGCCACCCCACCGACGGCTGCCAGTTCCGCGATCGCTTCCGCGGCGCCCGGTTCCCGATCCTGGCCGCGAACATGACCTTCGAGAAGGACAACCGGCCCGCCGCGCTGCCGTTCACCATCACCTGGGCCGGTGGTTTGCCGGTCGGCGTGATCGGGGTGCCGCTGGAGGACCTGCCCAGTGTGGTCTCCGCCGAGGCGATCAAGGGCCTGAAGTTCGGCGATGAGGTCGAGGCGATCAACCGGACCGCGAACACGCTGGACCGCTTCGGGGTCAAGGCGATCGTGGTGCTGCTGCACCAGGGCGACAACACCGAGGGCGGCGGCCCCAACGACTGCCGCACCACCCCCGGCCCGGCGCGGGAGATCGCGCAGAAGGCCTCGGCCAAGGTGGACGCGATCTTCACCGGGCACAGCCACCAGCAGTACGTCTGCTCGATCAACGACCCGGCTGGCAACCCGCGGCCGGTGCTGCAGGGCGCCTCGTTCGGGCGGATCCTCTCCGCGGTGGACGCCCGGATCGACTGGCGCACCAGGGACATCGTGCGGTCCTCGGTCAAGGCGTTCAACACCGTGGTGACCCGGGACGTGCCCGAGGATGCCAAGACCAAGGCGCTGGTGGACGAGGCCAAGGCCAAGGCGGCGCCGATCGCGAACCGGCCGATCGGCTCGATCACCGCCGACGTCACCCGGATCGGGGTGGCCTCCGGCGAGTCCCAGCTCGGCAACCTGATCGCGGACTCCCAGCTGGAGGCGTCGAAGGTGGCCGGGGCGCAGCTCGCGCTGATGAACCCTGGCGGTGTGCGCACCGACCTGACCTTCACCTCCTCCGCGGCGGGTGAGGGCAACGGCGTGGTCACCTACGGCGAGGCATACGCGGTGCAGCCCTTCGGCAACATCCTGCAGACCATCTCGCTGACCGGCGCACAGCTCAAGGCGGTGCTGGAACAGCAGTGGCAGCAGGGCCCGGCCGGGATCGTGACCAGGGTGCTCCAGCCCTCCAGCACGCTGAAGTACTCCTGGTCGGCCGGTGCGGCACTGGGCAACAAGGTCTCCGGCATCACGGTGGCCGGGCAGCCGGTGGACCCGGCGGCCAAGTACCGGGTGACGGTGAACAACTTCCTCGGCGGCGGTGGCGACGGCTTCACCGAGCTGACCAAGGGCACCGAACTCGTCGGCGGCGCGATCGACCTGGACGCCTTCACCGGCTACCTGGGCGCGCACCCGAACCTGGCGCCGCCGGCCACCGACCGGATCACCGCCAAGCCCTGA
- a CDS encoding MarR family winged helix-turn-helix transcriptional regulator — MRAWRTYIIGSQLLAYQLNRELQDGHGLTLADYEILVRLSEQPEHRMRMSQLAGDVASSKSRLSHQITRLERAGLVTRTECPSDGRGVFAQLTEPGMDRLRTAAPTHVDGVRAHLIDLLTPTEQAALARVFEKVQAHLSGQ, encoded by the coding sequence ATGCGGGCCTGGCGCACCTACATCATCGGCAGCCAGCTGCTGGCCTACCAGCTCAACCGCGAACTCCAGGACGGGCACGGCCTGACCCTGGCCGACTACGAGATCCTGGTCCGCCTCTCCGAACAGCCCGAACACCGGATGCGGATGAGCCAGCTCGCCGGCGACGTGGCCAGCTCCAAGAGCCGCCTCTCCCACCAGATCACCCGCCTGGAACGCGCGGGCCTGGTGACCAGGACGGAGTGTCCCAGCGACGGCCGCGGCGTGTTCGCCCAGCTCACCGAGCCCGGCATGGACCGCCTGCGCACCGCGGCCCCCACCCACGTCGACGGCGTCCGCGCGCACCTGATCGACCTGCTCACCCCCACCGAACAGGCCGCGCTGGCCAGGGTCTTCGAGAAGGTCCAGGCCCACCTGTCCGGTCAGTAG
- a CDS encoding DUF3592 domain-containing protein produces MASNAIVVLKGRGGTFRLGKSEIEVFRGGLSKRVPLAALTGHQRSGRSVVLTTATETYEVHGGNDASVTAFTEALERAMRRVEHDPAAAVTSTTKPGRPMHWAAKVALGAGVAVLLLVWWAGLQNGLIIAAGFGVLCGLATVALFGLRGVWRWLLRDLWVLRRRGVTVAGEITGYRHSSSDQTKYAKLRFVTATGRSMEVESAAFVFLRRRPGPADITYDPENPKLATGQPAIGHLLAGMFSGVLCLGLLAAAVTGIVLMVLTGLGLYR; encoded by the coding sequence ATGGCGAGTAACGCGATCGTGGTCCTCAAGGGCCGGGGCGGGACTTTCCGACTGGGGAAGTCGGAGATCGAGGTCTTCCGCGGCGGACTGAGCAAGCGGGTGCCACTGGCCGCGCTGACCGGTCATCAGCGGTCCGGGCGGAGCGTGGTGCTGACCACGGCGACGGAGACCTACGAAGTACACGGCGGCAACGACGCGTCGGTGACGGCCTTCACCGAGGCGCTGGAGCGGGCGATGCGCCGGGTCGAGCACGATCCGGCGGCCGCCGTCACCAGCACCACCAAGCCAGGCAGGCCAATGCACTGGGCGGCCAAGGTGGCGCTGGGCGCGGGCGTGGCGGTGCTGTTGCTGGTGTGGTGGGCGGGACTGCAGAACGGGCTGATCATCGCGGCCGGCTTCGGTGTGCTCTGCGGGCTGGCCACGGTGGCGCTCTTCGGCCTGCGCGGGGTGTGGCGCTGGCTGCTGCGCGACCTCTGGGTGCTGCGCAGGCGCGGGGTCACGGTGGCCGGCGAGATCACCGGCTACCGGCACAGTTCCAGCGACCAGACCAAGTACGCCAAGCTGCGGTTCGTCACCGCCACCGGCCGGTCGATGGAGGTCGAGTCGGCGGCCTTCGTCTTCCTGCGGCGGCGGCCGGGCCCGGCGGACATCACCTACGACCCGGAGAACCCCAAGCTGGCCACGGGCCAGCCCGCGATCGGCCACCTGCTGGCAGGCATGTTCAGCGGGGTGCTCTGCCTCGGGCTGCTGGCGGCCGCGGTGACCGGCATCGTGCTCATGGTGCTCACCGGGCTCGGGCTGTACCGGTAA
- a CDS encoding MarR family winged helix-turn-helix transcriptional regulator, whose amino-acid sequence MGMPMDERLGGDIKRVEHELMGVKQAVIRPVGLTVAQYAALLVLSERPGISAAELARRCRVTPQTMTTILRNLESAALIERAPHELHRNVLETRLTEAGRTAFEQADKHASAVERRLAAEFTDTERDTLRALLARCSAVLTAPDISG is encoded by the coding sequence ATGGGCATGCCGATGGACGAGCGCCTTGGCGGCGACATCAAGCGCGTCGAGCACGAGCTGATGGGCGTCAAGCAGGCGGTCATCCGGCCGGTCGGCCTGACCGTGGCGCAGTACGCGGCCCTGCTGGTGCTCTCCGAACGCCCCGGCATCTCCGCGGCCGAACTGGCCCGCCGCTGCCGGGTCACCCCGCAGACCATGACCACCATCCTGCGGAACCTGGAGTCGGCGGCGCTGATCGAGCGCGCCCCGCACGAACTGCACCGCAACGTGCTGGAGACCCGGCTCACCGAGGCCGGCCGCACCGCCTTCGAGCAGGCCGACAAGCACGCCAGCGCAGTCGAACGCCGCCTGGCCGCCGAATTCACCGACACCGAACGCGACACCCTGCGCGCCCTGCTGGCCCGCTGCTCGGCGGTGCTGACCGCACCGGACATCAGCGGCTGA
- a CDS encoding SMP-30/gluconolactonase/LRE family protein: protein MSKLMIGRRALLTLAVATGSVLVLPAQAGATQAGLPAVISASAAQLHPEGVAWDPLRRSFLVSSLRHGTVSVVRPDGKVRTLAADPRMISTFGVHVDAARGRVLTAYGDFGLGVRSTPETIKKSSGIGVFDLRTGRLLHLVDLAIGAGDHAANDLAIDQAGNAYVTDPFSDAIYRVDVHGRASVLVRDPRLLTNGIGMNGIVWHPRGHLLAVNYATGELWKIPLTNPAALTQVTLPEPLVGGDGLDLRPDGSLTVVTNKLSAPGRVAVRTLRSTDGWRSAQVTRRAEPWADTEPTTVAGTPHGSYVLDGRLGTLLAGKPVDTFTLRRLG from the coding sequence ATGAGCAAGCTGATGATCGGGCGACGGGCACTGCTGACCCTGGCCGTGGCCACCGGATCGGTGCTGGTCCTGCCCGCGCAGGCCGGTGCGACGCAGGCAGGCTTACCCGCGGTGATCTCCGCCAGTGCCGCCCAACTGCACCCCGAGGGCGTGGCCTGGGACCCGCTGCGGCGGTCCTTCCTGGTCAGCTCACTGCGCCACGGCACCGTGTCGGTGGTCCGCCCGGACGGCAAGGTGCGCACCCTGGCCGCGGACCCGCGGATGATCTCCACCTTCGGCGTGCACGTGGACGCGGCCCGCGGCCGGGTGCTGACCGCCTACGGCGACTTCGGCCTCGGCGTGCGCTCCACCCCGGAGACGATCAAGAAGTCCTCCGGCATCGGCGTCTTCGACCTGCGCACCGGCCGCCTGCTGCACCTGGTCGACCTGGCCATCGGCGCCGGTGACCACGCCGCCAACGACCTGGCCATCGACCAGGCGGGCAACGCCTACGTCACCGACCCGTTCAGCGACGCGATCTACCGGGTGGACGTGCACGGCCGGGCCTCGGTGCTGGTGCGCGATCCGCGCCTGCTCACCAACGGCATCGGCATGAACGGCATTGTCTGGCACCCGCGCGGCCACCTGCTCGCGGTCAACTACGCCACCGGCGAGCTGTGGAAGATCCCGCTGACCAACCCGGCCGCGCTCACCCAGGTCACCCTGCCCGAACCCCTGGTCGGCGGCGACGGCCTCGACCTGCGCCCGGACGGCTCGCTCACCGTGGTCACCAACAAGCTCTCCGCCCCCGGCCGGGTCGCGGTCCGGACCCTGCGCTCCACCGACGGCTGGCGCTCGGCCCAGGTCACCCGCCGCGCCGAGCCGTGGGCCGACACCGAGCCGACCACCGTCGCGGGCACCCCGCACGGCAGCTACGTGCTCGACGGCCGCCTCGGCACCCTGCTCGCAGGTAAGCCCGTGGACACCTTCACCCTGCGCCGCCTCGGCTAG
- a CDS encoding dienelactone hydrolase family protein, with product MTQTRTETLLLTDGSELRCTVAEPDGVVRGGLVLLHEARGVTDAVRGLAASLAEEGWLTVAPHLYHRDGDDEQIDSEDDDRVADKVSRLSGESVLADTDAAFSWLAQRQVAVDRMGIVGFGLGGSAALVVAASRTLGAAVTINGGGIIAPLSDGLPSLVEVAGELTCPWLGIYSEAGTGIPAEDVAKLRDAAAEAEVATDVVRYPGPVEDSGAKDPAAVADAWQRTLNWFDAHLR from the coding sequence ATGACGCAGACCCGCACCGAGACGCTGCTGCTCACCGACGGCAGCGAACTGCGCTGCACCGTGGCCGAGCCGGACGGGGTGGTGCGGGGTGGACTGGTGCTGCTGCACGAGGCCAGGGGCGTCACCGACGCGGTCCGCGGGCTGGCCGCCAGCCTGGCCGAGGAGGGCTGGCTGACCGTCGCCCCACACCTCTACCACCGTGACGGCGACGACGAGCAGATCGACTCCGAGGACGACGACCGGGTGGCGGACAAGGTGAGCAGGCTCTCTGGCGAGTCCGTGCTGGCCGACACCGACGCCGCCTTCTCCTGGCTGGCCCAGCGGCAGGTGGCCGTCGACCGGATGGGCATCGTCGGCTTCGGCCTCGGCGGCTCGGCCGCACTGGTGGTCGCGGCCAGCCGCACCCTGGGCGCGGCGGTGACCATCAACGGCGGCGGCATCATCGCGCCGCTCTCGGACGGGCTGCCCTCGCTGGTCGAGGTGGCCGGTGAACTGACCTGTCCGTGGCTGGGCATCTACAGCGAGGCGGGCACCGGTATCCCGGCCGAGGACGTGGCCAAGCTGCGCGATGCCGCCGCCGAGGCCGAGGTGGCCACCGACGTGGTGCGCTACCCCGGGCCGGTCGAGGACAGCGGGGCCAAGGACCCGGCCGCGGTCGCCGACGCCTGGCAGCGCACCCTCAACTGGTTCGACGCGCACCTGCGCTGA
- a CDS encoding WXG100 family type VII secretion target: MSYGASLEEMRRAAQDVRKVNGDVDNQLRMLRQAVQDVKSFWRGDAAKAFDGLMDQWDQDALKLNLALNDIASNLDNMHRGYAQQEETQSAGLSKIQNELG; this comes from the coding sequence ATGAGTTACGGCGCTTCACTGGAGGAGATGCGGCGCGCCGCCCAGGACGTCCGCAAGGTCAACGGCGATGTGGACAACCAGCTGCGCATGCTGCGCCAGGCCGTCCAGGACGTGAAGTCGTTCTGGCGTGGTGACGCGGCCAAGGCGTTCGACGGGCTCATGGACCAGTGGGACCAGGACGCCCTCAAGCTGAACCTCGCGCTGAATGACATCGCGTCCAATCTGGACAACATGCACCGGGGCTACGCCCAGCAGGAAGAGACGCAGTCTGCGGGCTTGAGCAAGATCCAGAACGAGCTGGGCTGA
- a CDS encoding WXG100 family type VII secretion target, which yields MSGEIEVSFEQLGNTAEKVRATTTELERLLGDLKANLAPTAATWSGKASEAWQVHQQRWDSSYGDLKGVLGQIGRALESANQNYQDAESRNVKRWG from the coding sequence ATGAGCGGCGAAATCGAAGTCAGTTTCGAGCAGCTGGGCAACACCGCCGAGAAGGTGCGCGCCACCACCACCGAGCTGGAGCGCCTGCTGGGTGACCTCAAGGCCAACCTGGCCCCCACCGCGGCCACCTGGTCCGGCAAGGCCTCCGAGGCGTGGCAGGTGCACCAGCAGCGCTGGGACTCCTCCTACGGCGACCTCAAGGGTGTGCTCGGCCAGATCGGCCGGGCGCTGGAGAGCGCCAACCAGAACTACCAGGACGCGGAATCCCGCAACGTCAAGCGCTGGGGCTGA
- a CDS encoding acetoacetate--CoA ligase, protein MTDSTPGNDAGVPELLWQPQPGRVGASRMAAFRGWLRTQHGLDLADYPALWQWSTSDLPAFWGALADFLDVTFHQRPRAVLGSSAMPGAEWFPGSTLNYAEHALRPGPGKGEADPAVEFVREDGLSARLTYGELRARVAAARAGLRELGVRQGDRVAALVPNSPDTLIAFLAAASLGAVWSSCSPDFGARAISDRFTQIEPTVLIAVNGYVYNGRSFDTRPTVERLRGEIPGLRATVLVDYLGNGATQPGTQDWTELLEKHRDAQPGFDPVPFDHPLWILYSSGTTGLPKGIVHGHGGIVLEHLKSLALHADLGPGDRFLWFTTTGWMMWNYLVSGLLVGCTVVLFDGSPAYPDLGALWRVVERLKVTYFGTSAPYVQSCLKRGLRPAEQYDLSALRVIGSTGAPLSPEGFGWLAEHVGEHIQIASVSGGTDLCTAFVGAAPDVPVWLGEISCRMLGAAVAAYDEAGNPVADEVGELVITAPMPSMPVFFWRDADGSRLREAYFETYPGIWRHGDWIRITPRGSCVIYGRSDSTLNRGGVRMGTSEFYRVVEGFEEVLDSLVIDTSGAGQSDGELLCFLVLAPGIELAEVEPRLRTELRGALSPRHVPNRFLAITDVPRTLNGKKCEVPVKKILAGMPPERAVSRDALTNPEALRPFEELAARAAGTRP, encoded by the coding sequence ATGACCGACTCCACGCCCGGCAACGATGCCGGAGTGCCGGAACTGCTGTGGCAACCCCAACCAGGCCGGGTCGGCGCCAGCCGGATGGCGGCCTTCCGCGGCTGGCTGCGCACCCAGCACGGACTGGACCTGGCCGACTACCCGGCACTGTGGCAGTGGTCCACCAGCGACCTGCCCGCGTTCTGGGGCGCACTGGCGGACTTCCTCGACGTCACCTTCCACCAGCGGCCGAGGGCGGTGCTGGGCTCGAGCGCGATGCCCGGCGCCGAATGGTTCCCCGGCAGCACCCTCAACTACGCCGAGCACGCGCTGCGCCCCGGCCCCGGCAAGGGCGAGGCGGACCCGGCGGTGGAGTTCGTCCGCGAGGACGGCCTCAGCGCCCGGCTGACCTACGGCGAACTGCGGGCCAGGGTGGCCGCGGCCAGGGCAGGCCTGCGTGAGCTTGGCGTGCGCCAGGGCGACCGGGTGGCCGCGCTGGTGCCCAACTCGCCGGACACCCTGATCGCCTTCCTGGCCGCGGCCAGCCTGGGCGCGGTGTGGTCCTCCTGCTCGCCGGACTTCGGCGCGCGGGCCATCTCCGACCGGTTCACCCAGATCGAGCCGACCGTGCTGATCGCGGTCAACGGCTACGTCTACAACGGACGGTCCTTCGACACCAGGCCCACCGTGGAGCGGCTGCGCGGGGAGATCCCTGGGCTGCGCGCCACCGTGCTGGTGGACTACCTGGGCAACGGCGCCACCCAGCCGGGCACCCAGGACTGGACCGAACTGCTCGAGAAGCACCGGGACGCGCAGCCGGGCTTCGACCCGGTGCCCTTCGACCACCCGCTGTGGATCCTCTACTCCTCCGGCACCACCGGCCTGCCGAAGGGCATCGTGCACGGCCACGGCGGCATCGTGCTGGAGCACCTCAAATCCCTTGCCCTGCACGCGGATCTGGGCCCGGGTGATCGCTTCCTGTGGTTCACCACCACCGGCTGGATGATGTGGAACTACCTCGTCTCCGGCCTGCTGGTGGGCTGCACCGTGGTGCTCTTCGACGGCAGCCCCGCCTATCCCGACCTGGGCGCGCTGTGGCGGGTGGTGGAGCGGCTCAAGGTCACCTACTTCGGCACCTCCGCGCCGTACGTGCAGTCCTGCCTCAAGCGCGGCCTGCGCCCGGCCGAGCAGTACGACCTGTCCGCGCTGCGGGTGATCGGCTCCACCGGCGCCCCGCTGAGCCCGGAGGGCTTCGGCTGGCTGGCCGAGCACGTTGGCGAGCACATCCAGATCGCCAGCGTCTCCGGCGGCACCGACCTGTGCACCGCCTTCGTCGGCGCGGCCCCTGACGTGCCGGTGTGGCTGGGCGAGATCTCCTGCCGGATGCTCGGCGCGGCGGTGGCCGCCTACGACGAGGCAGGCAACCCGGTGGCCGACGAGGTCGGCGAACTGGTGATCACCGCACCGATGCCGTCCATGCCGGTGTTCTTCTGGCGGGACGCCGACGGCAGCAGGCTGCGGGAGGCATATTTCGAGACCTACCCGGGTATCTGGCGGCACGGCGACTGGATCCGGATCACCCCGCGCGGGTCCTGCGTGATCTACGGCCGGAGTGATTCCACTCTCAATCGCGGTGGCGTGCGGATGGGCACCAGCGAGTTCTACCGGGTGGTGGAGGGCTTCGAGGAGGTGCTGGACTCGCTGGTCATCGACACCTCGGGGGCCGGCCAGAGCGACGGTGAGCTGCTCTGTTTCCTGGTGCTGGCGCCGGGGATCGAGCTGGCCGAGGTGGAGCCGCGGCTGCGCACCGAGCTGCGCGGGGCGCTCTCGCCGCGGCACGTGCCGAACCGGTTCCTGGCCATCACCGACGTGCCGCGCACGCTCAACGGGAAGAAGTGCGAGGTGCCGGTGAAGAAGATCCTGGCCGGCATGCCGCCGGAGCGGGCGGTCAGCCGGGACGCGCTGACCAACCCGGAGGCCCTGCGGCCGTTCGAGGAGCTGGCCGCGAGGGCCGCCGGAACCAGGCCGTGA
- a CDS encoding cold-shock protein, which translates to MAKGTVKWFNGEKGFGFIAQADGGPDVFVHFSAIQGNGYRTLEENQPVEFEISQGPKGPQAEQVRAV; encoded by the coding sequence ATGGCTAAGGGCACTGTGAAGTGGTTCAACGGCGAGAAGGGCTTCGGCTTCATCGCCCAGGCTGACGGCGGTCCGGACGTCTTCGTCCACTTCAGTGCTATCCAGGGCAACGGTTACCGCACCCTGGAAGAGAACCAGCCGGTCGAGTTCGAGATCAGCCAGGGCCCCAAGGGCCCGCAGGCGGAGCAGGTGCGCGCCGTCTGA
- a CDS encoding thioester domain-containing protein: MASRLRAARLGAVLLTATAISLVSAAPAMAQTKAKVDKTANEGNFHVRLNDGKSVPTLLIGLRLPDGTALKTYCVELTVGVRDNAQMIESPWSKYPGADSKGHDNQSDFKSSPDKVNWILHHSYPTIDVAELGKTVGADLDNNEAIAGTQAAIWHYSNKVSLHDNNTPDVKAVYKYLTGEKNVGMKNQPAPSLELTPEQLAGNAGTKIGPFTVKSTSDKIKLTADAPKGVKVVDKSGKELTEATNGQEIFVDVPADAPAGKAGFKLEATTKIDKGRLFVANDGKPSQTLILAQATNAKLAAQAKVDWKAAPVTTKPTTSTTTPAPTTTTSKTEVPATTTSPVPPVKNTGGLANTGASVITLSLVGVVLLGGGALALVLQRRRKRA; encoded by the coding sequence ATGGCATCCCGGTTGCGCGCCGCGCGCCTAGGCGCGGTGCTCCTCACTGCGACCGCGATTTCGCTGGTTTCCGCCGCCCCGGCCATGGCCCAGACCAAGGCCAAGGTCGACAAGACCGCCAACGAGGGGAACTTCCACGTTCGCCTCAACGACGGCAAGTCCGTCCCGACCCTGCTCATCGGCCTGCGTCTGCCCGACGGCACCGCGCTCAAGACGTACTGCGTCGAGCTGACCGTCGGCGTGCGCGACAACGCGCAGATGATCGAGTCCCCGTGGAGCAAGTACCCGGGTGCCGACAGCAAGGGTCACGACAACCAGTCCGACTTCAAGTCCAGCCCGGACAAGGTCAACTGGATCCTGCACCACTCCTACCCGACCATCGACGTTGCCGAGCTGGGCAAGACCGTTGGCGCCGACCTCGACAACAACGAGGCCATCGCGGGCACCCAGGCCGCGATCTGGCACTACAGCAACAAGGTCTCCCTGCACGACAACAACACGCCGGACGTCAAGGCCGTCTACAAGTACCTGACCGGCGAGAAGAACGTGGGCATGAAGAACCAGCCCGCGCCCTCGCTGGAGCTGACGCCCGAGCAGCTGGCTGGCAACGCCGGCACCAAGATCGGCCCGTTCACGGTCAAGTCCACCTCGGACAAGATCAAGCTCACCGCGGACGCGCCCAAGGGCGTGAAGGTGGTCGACAAGTCGGGCAAGGAGCTGACCGAGGCCACCAACGGCCAGGAGATCTTCGTCGACGTCCCCGCGGACGCCCCGGCAGGCAAGGCCGGCTTCAAACTGGAAGCCACCACCAAGATCGACAAGGGTCGGTTGTTCGTCGCCAACGACGGCAAGCCCTCGCAGACCCTGATCCTGGCCCAGGCCACCAACGCCAAGCTGGCCGCACAGGCCAAGGTCGACTGGAAGGCGGCTCCGGTCACCACCAAGCCGACCACCAGCACCACCACCCCGGCGCCGACCACCACGACCTCCAAGACCGAGGTCCCGGCGACCACCACCAGCCCGGTTCCCCCGGTGAAGAACACCGGCGGCCTGGCCAACACCGGCGCCTCGGTGATCACCCTGTCGCTGGTCGGCGTGGTGCTCCTCGGCGGCGGTGCGCTCGCCCTGGTGCTCCAGCGTCGCCGCAAGCGCGCCTGA
- a CDS encoding BNR-4 repeat-containing protein — translation MTRTLRALLPLPLVAAVLATAPVASAAPEATPSKAAPQFSVMTPASTVASRTDRRPMAGAVYDKVSDQTIATWSGQHAHNYVQAYDHRKKTWTAPRQIADGESDPHNYPTIVQADDGYLLVFQGMHNKSLRVTRSPKPRSVEGAWTQATIAEGAAASYPMPFKTANGTIYVFFRETSQELDPSKPTDFRPMRYVVSTDNGRSWRNSEQLTGQRFAIGSTDRADNMDEIYIGQMRYEPASLTSRERVHIVYTLAGGGPEGNKHDRYHRNIYYAWFDPANRHFYSAAGRDLGTQIDDADQEQRLKIVETPVALPGGIKSPDYIQQVGVANGKPFTLWFETDNAGLWHNKAAVFENGKWTVTEVATGYRTREVERLDGNTWRVYATKDGKPNIETFLLRGGKQWSPETVISTPKPVQRVEVVIGFRDPARIIATGSSSDRDVKVADGDIYVAGLPQARCRLELPIIGCLF, via the coding sequence ATGACGCGAACACTTCGCGCCCTGTTGCCATTGCCGCTGGTCGCAGCGGTGCTGGCCACCGCCCCCGTGGCATCCGCCGCCCCGGAGGCAACACCGAGCAAGGCCGCGCCGCAGTTCAGCGTGATGACACCGGCGAGCACGGTGGCATCACGGACCGACCGCCGCCCGATGGCGGGCGCGGTCTATGACAAGGTCAGCGACCAGACCATCGCCACCTGGTCCGGCCAGCACGCGCACAACTACGTGCAGGCCTACGACCACCGGAAGAAGACCTGGACCGCGCCCCGGCAGATCGCCGACGGCGAGTCCGACCCGCACAACTACCCGACCATCGTGCAGGCCGACGACGGGTACCTGCTGGTCTTCCAGGGCATGCACAACAAGTCCCTGCGGGTGACCCGCTCCCCCAAGCCGCGCTCGGTCGAGGGCGCCTGGACCCAGGCCACCATCGCCGAGGGCGCGGCGGCCAGCTACCCGATGCCGTTCAAGACCGCGAACGGCACGATCTACGTCTTCTTCCGCGAGACCTCGCAGGAACTGGACCCGAGCAAGCCGACCGACTTCCGCCCGATGCGCTACGTCGTCTCCACCGACAACGGCCGCAGCTGGCGCAACTCCGAGCAGCTCACCGGGCAGCGCTTCGCGATCGGCTCCACCGATCGCGCGGACAACATGGACGAGATCTACATCGGCCAGATGCGCTACGAGCCTGCCTCGCTCACCAGCCGCGAGCGGGTGCACATCGTCTACACGCTGGCAGGCGGCGGTCCCGAGGGCAACAAGCACGATCGCTACCACCGCAACATCTACTACGCCTGGTTCGACCCGGCGAACCGGCACTTCTACTCCGCGGCCGGACGTGATCTGGGCACCCAGATCGACGACGCGGACCAGGAGCAGCGGCTCAAGATCGTGGAGACGCCGGTGGCGCTGCCCGGTGGGATCAAGTCGCCGGACTACATCCAGCAGGTCGGCGTGGCCAACGGGAAACCGTTCACGCTGTGGTTCGAGACCGACAACGCGGGGCTGTGGCACAACAAGGCCGCGGTGTTCGAGAACGGCAAGTGGACGGTGACCGAGGTGGCCACCGGCTACCGCACCAGGGAGGTGGAACGCCTGGACGGCAACACCTGGCGGGTCTACGCCACCAAGGACGGCAAGCCGAACATCGAGACCTTCCTGCTGCGCGGCGGAAAGCAGTGGAGCCCGGAGACGGTGATCAGCACGCCGAAGCCGGTGCAGCGGGTCGAGGTGGTGATCGGGTTCCGCGATCCGGCCCGGATCATCGCCACCGGCTCCTCCAGCGACCGCGATGTGAAGGTGGCCGACGGCGACATCTACGTGGCCGGCCTGCCCCAGGCGCGCTGCCGCCTGGAGCTGCCGATCATCGGTTGCCTGTTCTGA